Below is a window of Mycobacterium dioxanotrophicus DNA.
GCGCGCACCGGTACCGACCCCGACGAGCGAGCAGTCCTGCTGCGACGAAGCGCCAACGCGACCGAGATCGTCGCCGCCTGCGATGCCGCCGTGCAGTTCGCGCAGATGAGCGATGCCCGTTGGCCCGCCGCTAGCGATCTGGTTGCCGCAATCGCCGATCACCGTCGCCGTGTCAGCCCCGAAGACGCATGCGATGCCGACACCGCCCTGTGGCGTGTGCTCGATGACGCCGAACACCTCAGCCCGACCAGTAACGCCGCCTGACAGGCACTCCCACCCCACTACCCCACCACCACCAAATCTGGAGGCACACCGTGTCGATGACCGCAGAACTGAAAGACGAACTCCTCGGGGTGCACACCGGCACCCCTGAAGGATGCAGGCGCGCCCAGCTGGCCGCAGTCCTACGCCTGACGGCTACCCTGCGTGTGTCGCGTGGCCTGGTTGTCGCCGCGGAGGTCAGCAGCGCATCGCTGGCCCGTTACCTTCGCCGTGAAATCGCCGAGCTGTACGGCCACCGCGCGGTCGCGACCGTGCTGCCTCGAAACGCGGCACTGTGTGGCGGCCGCTACTTGGTCCGTGTCGCCGCCAGTGATGGCGGAGGGACATTAGCGCGATCCATCGGAATGATCGACGAACGTGGCCGCCAGGTCCAGGGTCTGCCGGCCACCGTTGTTGGAGGCTCCCCCGGCGAGATCGAGGCCGCCTGGCGTGGCGCATTCCTGGCTTCGGGAACCCTGAGCGGTCCCGGCAGTAACACCAGTCTGGAAATCCGCTGCCCCACTACCGAAGTGGCATACGCGCTGGCCAGTTGCGCACGCCGGATCGGTGTGCTGCCGTTGGTGCGCGAATCACGAGGTATCGACCGGGTGATGGTCCGTGCCGGTACTGACATCGCCGATCTCATGACCCGCATCGGAGCCCCCGAGTCACGCCTCGAGTGGGAGAGCCGTGCGACGCGCCGGCGGATGTGCCGCATGGCGAGCCTCGACGCCGCCAACAGTCGGCGCACTGCCGATGCTGCGGCAGAAACTTCGGCCCGGGTCGAACGCGCGTTGACCATTCTCGGAACCGACGTTCCGGAGCACCTGGCTGTCACTGGAACATTGCGCCTGACCCACGGCGAGGCCTC
It encodes the following:
- the whiA gene encoding DNA-binding protein WhiA, which translates into the protein MTAELKDELLGVHTGTPEGCRRAQLAAVLRLTATLRVSRGLVVAAEVSSASLARYLRREIAELYGHRAVATVLPRNAALCGGRYLVRVAASDGGGTLARSIGMIDERGRQVQGLPATVVGGSPGEIEAAWRGAFLASGTLSGPGSNTSLEIRCPTTEVAYALASCARRIGVLPLVRESRGIDRVMVRAGTDIADLMTRIGAPESRLEWESRATRRRMCRMASLDAANSRRTADAAAETSARVERALTILGTDVPEHLAVTGTLRLTHGEASLEELGRLADPPLTKDAVAGRLRRLLALADKHEAALPATVADPEPQLVAVSAAGLDKPEGASPWIRR